The following are from one region of the Coffea eugenioides isolate CCC68of chromosome 2, Ceug_1.0, whole genome shotgun sequence genome:
- the LOC113761835 gene encoding uncharacterized protein LOC113761835, producing the protein MGLLTNRVERTDIRPGDHIYTYRAVFAYSHHGIFVGGSKVVHFTRVETSDHSDDEMIALPSSCPTFPDCGFRQPKSGVVLTCLDCFLQNGSLYSFEYGVTPSVFFAKVRGGTCTTAASDPPETVIHRAMYLLQNGFGNYDVFQNNCEDFALYCKTGLLTVDSLGVGRSGQASSVIGAPLAALLSSPLKLLMPSPVGVATVTAGMYCMSRYATDIGVRTDVIKVAVEDLAVNLGWPGSRAEVGAESELSIEQIAQ; encoded by the exons ATGGGGTTGCTCACAAATAGAGTGGAGAGGACTGATATTAGGCCAGGTGATCATATCTACACTTACAGAGCTGTCTTTGCTTACTCCCATCATG GTATCTTTGTTGGTGGAAGCAAAGTGGTTCATTTTACCCGTGTCGAAACCTCTGACCATTCTGATGATGAAATGATAGCCCTCCCTTCATCCTGTCCAACATTTCCTGACTGTGGATTTAGGCAGCCAAAGAGTGGGGTAGTACTTACATGCCTTGATTGTTTCCTGCAGAATGGTTCCCTCTACTCCTTTGAGTATGGAGTAACTCCGTCTGTTTTTTTTGCCAAAGTAAGAGGAGGCACTTGCACAACTGCAGCATCTGACCCACCTGAAACGGTCATTCATCGGGCAATGTATCTTCTGCAGAATGGATTTGGGAATTATGACGTGTTTCAAAACAACTGTGAGGACTTTGCTCTATATTGCAAAACAGGCCTTCTGACAGTTGACAGTCTGGGGGTTGGAAGAAGTGGGCAAGCTTCTTCTGTTATTGGTGCTCCACTAGCGGCGCTGCTTTCCTCTCCTCTGAAACTGCTAATGCCAAGTCCTGTTGGTGTGGCGACAGTAACAGCTGGGATGTATTGTATGAGCAGGTATGCTACTGATATTGGTGTTCGCACAGATGTCATCAAGGTGGCAGTTGAGGACCTGGCTGTAAACCTTGGCTGGCCGGGCAGTAGGGCAGAGGTAGGAGCAGAAAGTGAGTTGTCTATTGAGCAAATTGCCCAGTGA
- the LOC113760966 gene encoding ORM1-like protein 2 translates to MAKLYVKAVPPADLNRNTEWFTYPGVWTTYILILFFAWLLVLSIFGCTPGMAWTVVNLSHFVVTYHFFHWKKGTPFADDQGIYNALTWWEQIDNGKQLTRNRKFLTVVPVVLYLIASHTTDYQNPMLFFNTVAVLVLVVAKFPNMHKVRIFGINGEE, encoded by the exons ATGGCGAAGCTATACGTGAAGGCAGTGCCACCGGCGGATCTGAACCGGAATACGGAGTGGTTCACCTACCCGGGTGTATGGACCACCTACATATTGATCCTATTCTTCGCGTGGCTGCTGGTTCTCTCCATCTTCGGCTGCACTCCTGGCATGGCTTGGACTGTCGTCAATCTTTCCCACTTCGTC GTCACCTATCACTTTTTTCACTGGAAGAAAGGAACTCCATTTGCTGATGACCAGGGGATCTATAATGCATTGACTTGGTGGGAGCAGATTGACAATGGAAAACAGCTCACTCGGAATAGGAAGTTCCTAACAGTTGTACCAGTTGTCCT GTACTTGATAGCTTCACACACAACTGACTACCAGAATCCAATGCTTTTCTTCAACACTGTTGCGGTGCTTGTGCTAGTGGTTGCCAAGTTCCCCAACATGCACAAGGTTcgtatatttggaatcaatggGGAGGAGTGA